The window agaacaaaatgccttcgttattccagtcttcaaaacatgccaagtgcaaacaacacaatttaaatttgtagtctcttctgatggtgctggacttgacaattatattcaacatttgatttttcatttgtcCTTTCTAaggcaccgttgggcgacactctcattatcatgaacgaccctcatgccaatttggcgaatcttgcttttaacggttttcttcatattttacttgccccagttccatatgactcgagctctgaataatctcaaccgtccttatttcctttaaatggtctgatcaccttttcggggctttatgattaacttttaagtttaggcccaaactgtgtatgcatgtcatgtcactagaatcggcgttgaataaaaatgataaaaggactaaacaaaagaaaactggaaataatagaagaccggattttgcattagattaccggtgaaatggtttgaaaaaacaaaaacaaaccggaataaaatcctaaacaacctggacaaaacttaaacaaaccgctatgacaaaacggaaagataagcggaaagatattgacacaaaacaatatccgaattacaatcttaataatccgaacaacagaaatgacaacaaaataagccaccaaatgcctctttcttgctaaccaaggaacggagcgtcctcccactttatcaaaactggcatcttagccactgagctttgcattagtattgtcaAAGCCAttgccagcttcaatatcatcaacctccgtcaacaagttcccgATAGGATTTGAGTGCTACTGCTATCAGGCCCAATCCCtgcagagtgtgtatcatgagatGCAAGTGAAGGACTCTGAGTGTCATtgtccagcttaccacaaaccaaccaccttaactttattagcgaaacaaacaggttagaatggactcagtcggtcctcattattaacaacatcttttttctttttctcttttttttttgatgttttttttcttttttctttttttttctctttttccatttttttcttttctcctttttctctttttttcatttttcctttttgattttttttgttgtggtcgaatcttatggagattgcctacgtatcatgaccccgcatgaatcagaccttgcgtagttcgtgacccaataaaagataaacaatgctaaacatttttttttcaattttcatgttaaaacaaactgggtttcaaaagtttgaagatgacctacaagctggaaaatcaaacaacccacatattctaattaaaagatttacaaacggccagtttctttccccgttttgacaaatgcaaccaaacggttatttttgcaaatgtggccccttccaaatttcacatgaattttgaggccggggaggtttattttatgacactttacacacttgtctattcttttacgaaaatagcctttcgacaactgaaagatactctaaggctatttcggcaagaacggtttaagacactgccgaagctggctcggcttattttgactaaaaatccaagcggtattcacctgaccgctgactcttttttttttctttttccaattacaataaaaacctagtgttgcaaacacggcccttcagcgcctcggggacgaagatttatagggctgtgtgggtcaactagaccaaaaatcctaaacatgacccaaaaggtggctgtttatgcaaagtcagccttccggcgtccctttcgggaacattcggctatttatgacaaaacaacatcacctgacttatttatgactctttttatcgttttttgaatttagaaaagtcaatattgcaaacacgacctttccttttctcggggacgaggatttttaagactgtgtgggtcaactggaccaaaccttaaaaatgacccaaagagtggctatttatgcaaggtcagccttccggcgttcctttgGGAACGTTCGGCTATTTTtaacaaaacagcatcacccgacttatttacgacaaaattaaaattttgacatatttttatttatttatttgtttttggaaattttagcaaaaggtggggttggacccgatgagggttgcctacgtatctcacattcggtgagaatcaaacccgcgtagttcgggcaaataaactatttttgagaagaccattttccattttctattttttttataacaatcaaatagactattatttttcattcataacaaacgaacaaattaacgaaaaacataaaacattccttcctttcttttctctttttttttttcaaaattttggcagagtttcgacactacttggacattggttttttttctaaaaataagtagttgtatctctacactgttattttctcctctttttcacgattttctaatttgtggaaaatgatgacaacatacaaaatctttttttgaattttccatgctttttttatatatatatatttttttatatatatatttatttatttttttattttttatatttattattatttttcaaaaatgtggcatgggaggcataaggatttccaagacttcttggattccgcaaatgttccccatgtgctttttcccaaaaattgaagcgtgggggacatagggaattccaagacttcttggattccacaaatggtccctatgtgcttttcccaaaaatgaagcatgggggacataggggattccaagacttcttggattccacaaatgttccccatgtgcttttcccaaaaaatgaagcgtgggggacatgtggaataccaaggcttcttgaattccacaatgttccacatgtgcttaattaacataatagcatgcttatctaaaaaaaatcgtgcaactttcttatttaatcAACATGATAAGGAGTGCCATTtgtcctcaactatcattggtccgccaaatgacccattcacccttgaataaatacaacaggtagcacataggatgccaaaaaatggtctattattttcaggttgcttgtcctagacggacccaacccctgtgttgagtcccctatgtcgaatgcaacatgatgcagataagcgttcctactagggatccggcatgaggtttcgttatactaggtttataacctgggtatatgttctagactgtgtacccgaacggacaactcgagtcgaggagggggcaacttaccgggaaccaaaaggccatccggcttcgtaacttatccgtcctctttcttatttcgggtattgatactaacagaatagggagcctcgatcagcgagcttctccccggaggtaagaagagaagggtttcggcacagtttatatacagttcaaataatatcaaagcggtaaaagcatcatttagcacattagactcaaaacatgtaaaaatcaaataaagccaaatataacaatttatctaagctcgaatttctaaccctgaaccagtggttctgggtctgtccccagcagagtcgccagagctgtcacacctcctttttacataccctctagggtacaagggagtttttccaattaaaggacaatcgaaacgggatttatttatttatttcagagtcgccagttgggagatttagggtgttccaagtcaccaatttttatcccgaatcgaggaaaagaatgactccatattacagtctgcgtaccagaaattcggataaagaattctgttaacccgggagaaggtgttaggcactcccgggttccgtggttctagcacggtcgctcaactgttatattcggcttgattatctgattttacacaaatgtgaacttatgtgccaattttatctttttaccgcttttatcatttaccgttatttttatcaagaattgcaacatcgtggaaaacatacctcgaaccacgtcacaatcaatgtacccgtggttagagctacatttcaactctgttgagattggggtttgggtcacataaatgtgcacccgagtttaggaagataacattttTAAATACACGCCTagagcaactagcgtattgttgttttgggaagggccgtgaaattcgctaaacgtcctatcccgaattctaagtattttaatatatacatttagagggccccgcagcttgtgcattttttgtttgtcgaggctcgtctcattcattatttttttaaaaatttgcaacgtcatggaaatgcgtctcagaccacgtcacaatcaatgtacccgtgattagagacacatttcaactccgctgagatttggatttgggtcacataaatgtgcacccgagttaaggaaaataaattattaaaggcgcgcctaaagcgactagcgtctTATTATTTTGGGTGAGGGCCGTGAAACTTGTTAACGgaccgtcccggaatctaagtatttattatgatatatatctatgagggccccacaatttgtctcttttatttggcgaggctcgtctcatttttatttatttatttttcaaaagaaaaaggataaggctaaaataactacattttggctactttgcgaggtcatgggttgtaaattgaacttatttgatgaaacgagtatttttccgcggaattaaaattgccactataatttcaacattactaccacatgtataaacaactattaagacaaactaaaataattaacacctttcaGAATGTGTACAAATCCCCTATTatgacaaatatttggataacaacaatCTAAACATGAAGAAGCAAAAATGTCAAATAACTacttaaaaaacaaaacaaaggaaGAGACGTTCACGGCCAAATTTCAAtaccatacggagttaattaacaaaaatagCCATTCGCAAACATCATGTATATATGTCTCGCTCAATTCGCGtactatccgcatgaactaggatgGTATTTCAAAACATCACATATACATATTACTAACAgcaaatatgaaggacacggacagagatgacctacttgagattaacgtccaatgcgttggacctgcgacgaaacctcggacaacaacctcgacgcaccggacctcgacgaacaacgacgacctcaaTGGAAACTGAAAGCTCGGCCAAAACTGTCAATGCACGAGATGTTGCCTGCTGCTGGATTTTCTCGACGCGGCAGGTTGGTGCGAGAACATGTAACAGAAGGGGTCATTTGGATGTGAGGAGTAGGTTGTTTGACGGGATGTTAGGTGGTGGCGTTTGTACAAGATGGTGATGGAGTCGATGGGGGAGTTGGTTGCGACAGTAGTGATGGGTTTCACGGAGGAAGAAGGCGATGGGGAAGGTGAGGGAGCTGGGGCGACGGTGGTTTTGGACGATGCAGCAGCAATAGCTGCTGCTTGACGGGTGGTTGGGTCTGTTTGGTAGTGGTTTTGGGATGTGAGGCTGGTGGTCGTATGCGAAGGTGACAGACTAGTGGATTGACAGTAGGGTCGAGGTTGGTGGACTGCTTGGTCGACAGGGCTGGACGTTACGGAGAGGCTCGCGGGTGGCGGGGAGCTGGTGGTTTAGCTGGTAGCGGCAGTAGGTCGACGGGCTGGTGGGTTGTTGCTGTTGGTCATGGTGTTTGGTGTAGGTTCCGGCGTCGGGGGGGGGAGGGCGACTGGTTTGGGTTTTGGAGTCGTAGGGTTTTCTGGTTTTTCGAAAGGAGGAGGAAGATGAACAGTGCTCCTATATTTTCAAAATCTGTCCGTTCCAACCCTTGCCTTGTCCGTGCATTTGTAGCCAATGCCAAGAAGatggaccccacgtgtgtaggggtccaagatttgtgtcccccatgcgcggtggggttccccgtgtacggtgttccgtccgtgttccccacgcttgTCCTCcttgtgtggtggactcggattattatgggctaggtccgaaaattaggcctaaaaacgggtagtttgaacccgaatattattcttttgcccggacccgagaaataggaacacgacgttgctcaactgattatgtaagcaaaatagctactaaaaataagcctaatatttaaaacaaaactatatcctttatccttttttaatattttttcaagattaaaatagctacaaaatattaataaaactatttttttttgtaattttcgtttttatataaagtaatatttttgtattttttcaaaattaaaatgactacaaaacattaatagaactatatttttggtaatttttgaaattatgtaaagtacaaaataaggtactattttttgtattttttcaagtttatgagaaatacataaactaaaatttatatatatatttttggtaattttcttttgcgatgaaaataaagtaaaaatagttaaaataactataatagctatattagacctaaattaaatatttacgcaaaaaatgtgaaaattcccggggagggtcaaaaatcacgtgtctacaactatctctaggttgaaacCTCAAAcagggttaatcaatctctcaattgacccaattccttgttagctaagttaaccTAGACTAGGCCTCTATTTCTCAAGAAgggactaagtcaaataggcataaattAATTTTTGCAATCATTAATTTCACAATTGAGGCATAAACCTAGCTAAATAACAAACACACAttcataaacaagcataaaattaatcacccataaggtttagACACttgggttgggtcacaaccctagtaaaaatctagctactcatagtgggtatagaagaaaataaagaagaaaagatatcATATTGAAAGATTAAAATATATAAACCCAATGTTAAATCACTAAAGTAAGCTAAAGTTACCTAAAGAATCAAGAACAAACGGCTACAACACTTTgaatattcaaaacttgacctaatttcgtgaaaatattctatttgtacaaagctgaaattttcggacaaaaatactcTATCGGagattctacggccgcacaatttcatgtgcggtccacactttatTTCAGTCTTTACAGGGTTTGAATTTGCGACCACACAATTCTGAACCACGGCCGCATCTCtcatattctgcggtccgcacatttctggGTGCGGCCGCATATGGCTCTTCTACAGatcgcacatttctgagtgcggccacgTAGCtgacttttgcggccgcacaataattgtgcggtccgcacaataattgtgcggtccgcacttccttTTCTGTTGAAATGAGAACTCTCTGAACTTCTGATCTTGCTTAGCTTTTACGGCCACACTTTGCACTTGGTCTCTGATAAACTTTCCTTCATAATATGCGGTCGCAGATGGAAATCTATTATCCGCACTTTGAGCTTTTATGGTGATTTTGTCCTTGAAttcagatcactccttcttgagttagATTTCATCATAGTGGCTCATTTTTCAATACTCCTGccattaagcatatttcatcagtttttgggaatacaattaagcacttttggactaaaacgaaagctaaacgacgctaataagtagtcaaaatccccatttATCAGTCATACAAAAGGACAAACccgatttttaccgtatacataACAAAATTCTTTTATTTGAGGAGGCAAGACATTAACATGTGAGTGTACGTGTTCTTTGTTAGATAATGACAATAGATATTTCCTATGGATAATCAAtacaatatatttaaaaaaaattatacaccGTCAAATAAATGCTATTATGCAAAGTAAACGTAAAATACAATTTCTGGTAGGCAGCCATCATCAATTGTTTGAGTGGTGCTGTCCCCTGGTAGCAGATCCACTTCTTCCATCTTCCATGTGCCAAATCGAATAATTTTTCTTATGGttacttaaaaatataacatctCTTTCAACAGCATCTCGTTCTTTACCCATTTTATCCTTCTTTGTCCCCTTCAatctaaaatttaatttttaaatagtgaatgagaaaatattatttataacttTGAGGTTAATTTAAAGATATATAAAAATCAACCACTTTGATTTAGTTAACCGGTCCTGCTTGAATGTAGACTTGTGAGTACTAGACACTATGCCCTCTCGTGCTATGTATAAAAAAATTAGAGTTCTTAGCGAAAAATAGGTCGTTAAAATAGATGAAACATTTTCTTCTACTCTttaatactccctctgttccaatttatgtgaatctattttctttttggtccgttccaaaaagaatgaactctttctaaatttggtaacaatttagcttaaagttacaactttacccttaatgggaagcttttataaccacacaaatactctgggccccatttAAACTTGTTTAGGactacaaattccaaaagtcttcattttttacttaaactccatgcccagtcaaacaggttcacataaattgaaacggacgAAGTAATCATAAAACAATGAATGAATCAATGTTTACGTCTAATTAATTAGCACTTTTAGTTATCTTAAGTTAAAATTATGATTTTCCTTAAGgtgcaccccccccccccccccaaattttgGTCCCGTAAAAATAACTGGAGAAGACAAAATAATGGACCTCCATTCTTCCCAACAAACTAAATTCCTTCTTGTATTTATCCTATTCCTTGCTTTGAAATAACAAGAACAAAGTACACAGTAAGAAGCATAAATAAAGTCTTACCAACTAAATAACACGCATCACTTTTGTCCTTGATTTGTTACTTTAACATTTATTTTGCTCTACATCTTCACTCTTCAGTGTAAACACATCCAAGATTTTGCAGATTCGTTAATATTCTGTTGGGGGTGTGTTTTACCGCTAAAAATGAAAGCAGTTACAAGTTTCTTGTTATCATTATATAGCTGCGTAGTTGAGCTTGAGTACAAAATTTGTACTGATAATGGAAAAGTATCATAAATTATATTAGTGAAATATAGATATACTGTGAGTGTGGCAATGGGATCTGTAAATGAGTTGTATTCAAGGGAAGAGTTTAATGTGGAAAGCAAGTGGTTGATTGATCCAAAGCTTCTTTTAGTTGGTCCAAAGATTGGTGAAGGTGCTCATGCCAAAGTGTATGAGGTAAAGTAAGTTGACTTTCTGTTCAATGATCtgttttcttgctttaatttggACCTTTCAATGGAAAATGTTTAACATTTCAAATGTTAATGCGGATCCTGGATTTAAAACTTGATTTAGTCCAGCTTAACATATTGTACTTTTCAAAATTGTAGGTTCAAAATGTCGTATTTGTTGAAAAAAATTGGGGTCAGTTGAATCCATTAAGTATAAGCTGCATCCGCCTCTGTTCAAAAGCTAGACGAGttagtaaataaaagaaaaactataTTGATATATTATGGATTGTTATACAATGCTTATTCCTCTGGGGACATGATGGATATAAAGATTGGTTTTTCACTGCTTATCGGAGAGGAAAAAAAGGAAAGCTTTGTTTTTACTGATTTGCAGAAACAGTCTGTTAATTCTAAATGTTTTGTGAGCATTGGTGATTGGATTTTAATTCCATAGCGTGATCTCAAACTGGCACATGACTATAGTTCCAATTTTTATTTCTCGTATTCTATTCGGAAATTGTCATCCCGaggaggggtagtttcaagtatctcGGGTCTATAATTCAGGGTAACGGAGAGATTGATGATGAGGTctgggatggatgaaatggaggctcgcatCCGGTGTTTTGTATGATAAGAAGGTGCCACCAAGACTTAAGAGTAAGTTGTACAGAGTGGTGCTTAGACctactatgttgtatggggctgagtgttggccaatcAAGAACTCCCATGTTCAGAggatgaaaatagtagaaatgaGGATGCTGAGATAGATGCGTGGCCATACCAGGAAAGATAAGATCATGAACGAAGTTATTCGGGACAAAGTGGgagtggcccccatggaggataagatgcgggagTTGGGGctaagatggttcgggcacatgcATAGGAGGAGTACGGATGCTCCTGTTAGGAGGTCTGAGAGCCTGGCCGCGGCGGGGCTAAGAAGGGGTAGAGGAaggccgaagaagtattggggagaggtgattaggcatgaTATGGCGCTACTTtagctcactgaggacatgacccagGATAGAAAGGTGTTGGGGTCGAAGATTAGGATAGTTGGCTAGTAGGTAGTTGAGAGTTCCCCGTTCTTTTTTAGTAGTATTAGTAGCTCCCTTGTTTTTTCGTTCGCTCTTTGTATCGTATTTTCCAGTTTGTTAATAGTTGATGCTATTTTTATCTTTTACTTGTTatttcgttgttgttgttgttgttgttgttgttgttgttgttgttgttgttgttgttgttgttgttgttgttgttgttgttgttgttgttgttgttgttgttgttgttgttgttaatgtaGTTGTCTTTTCCACTTTTCCTTATCGTCCCTTGTCcccctattctttctttcttcttcctctttcttcttcgtcttcttcctttctctcttttcaccttttcttgagccgagggtctattggaaatagcctctATACCTCACcaggcaggggtaaggtctgcgtacacactaaccTCCTCATACCCttcttgtgggattatactgagtatgttgttattgttgttattgtatgcTATTTGGAAATTGTCACTATTTTGAGTACTATGGTCTGGCAATGTTTGTTACATCTTGATTTCTAGTTTTTATGCAGTTTGGCTTTCTTTATTTACATGTGTTTGTCTTCAGATACAAAAACCAGAATGTAGCAATAAAGGTGGTCCATAAAGGGGAGACACCGGAGGAGATTGTCAAGAGGGAAGCTCATTTTGGAAGAGAGGTTGCGATGTTATCCAGAGTTCAACACAAGAACTTAGTGAAGGTTGCATTTGATTTCCAAAACTGAAATTTGCAGGCAATTAATTAATTACTCATATATAGCAGTTTTCTCATTTACAGTTCATGGGAGCTTGCATGGAGCCTATCATGGTAATCGTGACTGAACTTCTAGGTGGGACGTTAAGGAAGTACTTGGTGAACACGAGGCCAAGATGCTTGGATATGCGTGTTGCTATTGGATATGCCTTTGATATAGCTCGTGGAATCGAATGTTTGCATTCCCATGGAATCATCCATCGTGACCTAAAACCTGGTAACTTCTTATAGATTTGTAGTCTCCTGTCTTCGGGTTGCACGCCTCTTCCTAACAAAAATTGCTATAGATGTTCCTATTTATGTGAATGAGTGGTGACAATAGGTAACTTACTACAAGGATAGAAAACCGTAGATGACGTTGGCTTACAAAGATGGACTTTTGACAATAATACTAGTAGTTCTGGTAGCTAAATCACATATCAACATTCAGATGATATGCAATTCACAGGCCATAAAAATGTTGCTTTCTGATTTGTATTGCGTTCGCAGAAAACTTGCTTCTGACAGCAGACTACAAAAGTGTGAAACTTGCTGATTTTGGTTTGGCAAGGGAAGAGTCAGTGACAGAGATGATGACAGCTGAAACTGGAACATATCGTTTGATGGCCCCAGAGGTAGATTCTTGAACCACTCTGCTCGTAATTTACAACCGACAAATTATGCTTATTTTTGTTGGCAGCTTTACAGCATGGTCACTTTAAGGCAAGGAGAGAAGAAGCATTATAACCACAAAGTGGATGCCTATAGCTTTGCAATTGTTTTATGGGAGCTCATACATAACAAATTACCCTTCGAGGGCATGTCTAACCTGCAGGCTGCCTATGCTGCTGCTTTTAAGGTATATAATTATCCTCTCTTTTTCTAGTAAGAATGGTAGGATAATCACTTTAGAATTTGCTTTTTCTATGTATTTCAGAATACCAGGCCAAACGCCGATGATCTTCCTCAGGATTTGGCCTTAATAGTGACTTCCTGTTGGAAAGAGGATCCAAATGCTCGTCCCAACTTCACTCAGATAATACAGATGCTTCTTTCGACAATTTCACCACCACAACCTCCCAGGATTTTCACTTCACAAGCTGCTGTCTTGCCACCAGCATCTCCAGGTATGAGAACCTTAATGGCCAAGCGTGATGACTCATGTGAGACCCCTACAACACCCATGGAGAACCCGTCAAGTCGTTTCTTCTTTGTTTTAGCCAATGTTACTGATCCCAATGGTTAACTACTCTCTTCTAGGAAGCTTATAAAATGTTCAGCCGCACTGTGGGGGCATTTGCACGAACGGCCTTCTCTGAGGCAACTATTTAAATTCTATCCCCGTTAGCCCAGTAAGCTAAATTTGTTCAAACTAcctttttatgtgaaatttagtCCAACTGGGCAAGAATTTAAAGAATGGCCACAAAGGACATATATATGGTGCAAATAGTCCGAGAATTAGTTGTTGTAGTAATTAGTAGACCATGTAATGTTGAACGTGAAGGTGGTTGCAGGGAGGTGCTTGATTAGACTCCATTGATATGATTCTGAGCATCTTGATGCTGGAGGTGGGGTTGCTGCGATGTACGGGTTTGGCAGTAGCTTTGGTTCAAATTATgtatttatcttattatttttattaaatacaacaacaacaacaacaataactacccagtaaaatcccacatagtggggtctggggagggtagtgtgtacgaagaccttacccctaccctggtaggacagagagactgtttccgatggaccctcggctcagaatgacagaaatagaaaaaaacaaggaaaacaagaaaagaaaaaagaattcatTAGTAACTCCAGTAAAAATTATTATAGTAACAGAAgcataaaaatcaaaagatgaatgACATGCAATAACAGTAGCCAGAGTCTAGGGAATctaagataaacaacaagaatagtGTGGGTTCAACATAAACTGCAAACCATCTAAGATCAACCCCAATCCAACCCCGCCTCGCCCCCGGCATGCAGAAAGGCAAGCTCTACTACCCCTATCCTACAACTCTAATGCTAGTCCTCCaggccttcctatcaagggtaatgtcctcggaaatctgtaGACgaaccatgtcctgcctgatcacctctccccaatacttcttaggtctccctctac is drawn from Nicotiana tabacum cultivar K326 chromosome 22, ASM71507v2, whole genome shotgun sequence and contains these coding sequences:
- the LOC107823515 gene encoding serine/threonine-protein kinase STY13 isoform X1, with protein sequence MGSVNELYSREEFNVESKWLIDPKLLLVGPKIGEGAHAKVYEVKYKNQNVAIKVVHKGETPEEIVKREAHFGREVAMLSRVQHKNLVKFMGACMEPIMVIVTELLGGTLRKYLVNTRPRCLDMRVAIGYAFDIARGIECLHSHGIIHRDLKPENLLLTADYKSVKLADFGLAREESVTEMMTAETGTYRLMAPELYSMVTLRQGEKKHYNHKVDAYSFAIVLWELIHNKLPFEGMSNLQAAYAAAFKNTRPNADDLPQDLALIVTSCWKEDPNARPNFTQIIQMLLSTISPPQPPRIFTSQAAVLPPASPGMRTLMAKRDDSCETPTTPMENPSSRFFFVLANVTDPNG
- the LOC107823515 gene encoding serine/threonine-protein kinase STY13 isoform X2 yields the protein MPKCMRYKNQNVAIKVVHKGETPEEIVKREAHFGREVAMLSRVQHKNLVKFMGACMEPIMVIVTELLGGTLRKYLVNTRPRCLDMRVAIGYAFDIARGIECLHSHGIIHRDLKPENLLLTADYKSVKLADFGLAREESVTEMMTAETGTYRLMAPELYSMVTLRQGEKKHYNHKVDAYSFAIVLWELIHNKLPFEGMSNLQAAYAAAFKNTRPNADDLPQDLALIVTSCWKEDPNARPNFTQIIQMLLSTISPPQPPRIFTSQAAVLPPASPGMRTLMAKRDDSCETPTTPMENPSSRFFFVLANVTDPNG